The genomic region CGGTTGAAGGGAACGCCCATGCGGTCGAGCAGATCGATGATGGGCGGCGCCATCTCACACATAGCCTTGACGGGAGGCTGGTTGGCGAGGAAGTCGCCACCGTAGATGGTGTCGTCGAAGTGCTGCCAGGTGGAGTCACCTTCACCTTTGAGGTTCTTGGCGGCGTTGATGCCGCCCTGGGCGCAGACGGAGTGCGATCGCTTGACCGGCACGATGGAGAACAGATCGACGCTGGCGCCCATTTCGGCGCACTTGATCGTCGCAGACAGTCCCGCGAGACCGCCTCCCACAATGATGATTTTCGGATTGGCCATACTATGAATCCTGCGCGGGTCGAGCCCGCGTTGTCTCAAATAGAAGAACTATTGGTTCGGCACCTGAGTTCGCGGAGCCGTCGGCTCACCAGTTTGCGTGTGCGTGCTCTGGAGCCACTCGGGCTTCGGGTTCGGATCGAAGTTCCATGATGGCTTGGGGTTCTTGAAGGCCATGGCGGAGTAGACGCCGATTACCGAGAGCGCAACTGCTACGAGCACTCCAAACGCCTGCACACGCTTGCGGCCCTTCTCACCGGTAACGATTCCCCATTTGGCGCAGAAGAGGAATATGCCGTAGCCGAAGTGCCAGGACGCAGTGACCACGCCGACCATATATGCCCAGAAAGCCCAAGGCTTGGTGTTGAACTCGTTCCAGACCTTCCAGAAGGCGGCGTCGGGATGATCAAACAGGTGAATGCCGGTGAAGCGCATATACCAGGTGTGGTAGAGGATGTATGCGAAGAGGAGGATTCCCGTGTAGCGCTGGACGGTATACATCCAATTGCCGGTCCACGGGTACTCGTTCACATTGTTGTCGCCCCGCCACCAGATATAAAAACCGTAACCAGCGTGAAAGGCGATCGGGATATAGATTCCGAAAACCTCGAGCCAGAACGCGAACGGAAGTCCTGTGAGGAACTTCACCTGGTCACCGTACGCAGCGGGACCGTTGGTCGCGACTGCGTTGGAGGTAAGGTGCTCGAGAAGAAATGCGCCTACGGGAATGATGCCAGTGAGGGAATGAAGTCTACGCCAGAAAAACGAATGACCCTGACCCGCCCGCAGAGGTTCCACACCCTTGGGAATCCTGCTGGTGGCCGGGGTTGGAGCACTGACCGTAGATGCCACGGACTTCTCCTTATGACTTGCGAACGCTGAAGAACAACTTGTGATTATCAAATTCCAAGGAAGGGCAAGTCAAGAAAACTCATCAATCTCCTCGTATTTTGAAGAAACGAAAAATAACCGGAGGATGTGATTGGAGTCACTGACGGGTGAGAAGGGGAAAAAATCAACGCAGAGGACGCGGAGGGGCTAAGGGGAAAAACCAAAAAACCGAAGCTTGTTATTTCTTTGCGGCCTCTGCGTTAATCCGTTTTCCGCCGGGACTAGAACTCACCCTGGCGATCGCACCACTCGAGGAAGTGCTGAAACGCCTGCCCGCGATGGCTGACTTCTGCTTTTTCCGCGGGCGTGAGTTCCGCGAAGGTTTTGCCGAGAGCCGGAAAGTAGAACATGGGATCGTAGCCGAATCCACCGGAGCCGCGAAGTTCGCGCAGGATGCGGCCTTCGGCCTGGCCACGGAAGGTGGCGATGGTTTTGCCGTCGCGGGCAATGGCAATGACGCAAACGAAGCGGCCGGTGCGCTTGTCATCGGGAACATCTCTCATGCGCGCAAGGACGAGTGCATTGTTCGCGACATCGCCGGAGTTGCCGTGCTCGGTTGTGGCCGCGTACCGGGCGGATCGCACCCCAGGCGCGCCGCCGAGTGCGTCGATCTCGATGCCGGAGTCGTCGGCGAGGACAACTTCGCTGGGGGCATGCAGGCTGTAGTGCTCGGCCTTCTTGCGGGCGTTTTCTTCGAACGTCGCGCCGTCTTCGATGCACTCCGGCAGCGATTTGAAATTCGGCAGCAACTTGACTTCGACGCCATGGCGCGCAGCCACGGTGTCGAAGTCGCGAAGCTTACCAGGATTCGAAGAGGTGATCAGGACGTGCTTCATCAATTCGGCTCGGCGGCTACTTGTTTTCCTTGCGTATTTCCAGAAACTCTACCGGCACCCCATTTTCCACGATAAAGGCAACGCGAATGCCCTCGGAAGGACTGTTCGGAGAGATCAACACCTCTCGCCCTACAAGTTCCGCTTCCAGATCGTCCACCTCAAAGGCTACATGCGGAACGTTGCGCACGAGCTCGGGTACGGATGCTCGTGGACCGAATCGCATCCACTCGATTCCGAATTCGCTGGTCTCGTATCCTGAGACGTACATGTCATACGCCTCGAGATAGCGCTCGCCCGTTTTGGCCTGCTTCGTCGGCACGCCGATATGGTGATAGCGTCGCACCCGATCGTCTCTCCTGGCTAGAAGCCTTTCGCCGCCAGTGCCTCGACAGTCAATCCGCGCTCTTCGCGGCCGGCGCGGAACCACTTCTCCAAGTACTTGGCGACGATGTCGGCTTCGAGGTTCACGGGATCGCCGGGCTTGAGCGTCTTCAGGTTCGTCATCTCAACCGTGTGCGGAATGATTGCGACGGAAAGCTTCAAGCCTTCGAGTTTTGCGACCGTCAGGCTGATGCCTTCGATAGAGACCGAGCCCTTGTAGACGAAATATTTCTCGAGTTCCTGCGGGACCTCAATGTGCAGCCAGTAATCCTCGGTGCCGGGGATGTTGTCGAAGCCGAGCAATTTGCCGACACCGTCGACGTGACCCTGGACCATGTGTCCGCCCATGCGGCCGTCGGTGCGCAAAGGCAGTTCGAGGTTGACCAGCGCGCCCTCGGTGATACGCGAGAAAGACGTACGTACCCAAGTTTCGGGCGCGAGATCGGCGCAGAAGGTGGTTGAGGTGATGTCGAGAGCAGTCAGGCAGACGCCGCTGACGGCGACGCTGTTCCCGGTCTTCAATTCCTTGGTGACTCCGGAGGCTTCGACGGTGAGACGGCGGTTTTCTCCCCGCTGCTCGATTTTTGCGATATGACCTACTTCTTCTACGATTCCGGTAAACAAAGCGGTTCTCAGTTCTCCGTTCTCAGGTGAGAAGCGGTTAGGAATGATTGCAGTTGAAATCATAACGCTCGGCGACGAATCTTCCTATGACTAGACAATCTGAGGTTTCTTTGGAATACGGAGATCAGAGAACCTATTCTTCGTATGTATCCCGTAAATATCCCTCGACCGCGAAATCATCTCCATACCGATGCAGAGCGATGTTTTTCACTCGTATTGCTTCGCTCAGTTGAGCGTGGCCCGAGGAGAGGAAGGGGACGGAGCCTTCGCCGCCGAGCAACTTGGGCGCAAAGAAGAGCCAGAGCTTGTCGATAACACCAGCCTGCAGGCAGGCCCAGTTAACCATCGCGCCACCCTCGACCAGCACGCTCGTGATCTCCAAAGCGCCAAGGCGACGGAACACCTCTGGGAGATCGGGACGGCCATCGTGAGGAAGAGCATCTCTGCCGCCGACGACCTGCAGTGCCGGGAGTTGTACCTGCTCAACGATGATGCCGCGCTTCTCAAGTTCGGCGCGCTTCTTTTCCTCGCCGAAGGCACAGAACACGATCACGTCCTTGTCGCAGGTCTGGACCACGCGCGACTCAATGGGCAGGCGCAGGCGCGAATCGAGAATGACACGCAGGAGTTTGCGACGCCGCGGACGTCCGGAACGGTCCGTGAGCAGGGGATCATCGGCAACTACGGTCCCGACGCCCACCATGATGGCATCGCATTCGTGACGTAGTTCGTGAACTTTATGCCGCGATTCTTCGCCGGTGATGTAGATCGATGCGTGGCCGCTGCCGAGTGCGGTCGGGTTGTGCGAGACGCCACCGCCGCCGATTTTGCCGTCGAGCGTCATTGCCGTTTTCAAAATACCGAACGGAACGTGGGTGCGGATGTAGCGCGCGAAGGTTTCGTTAAGTTTGCGCGCTGGTTCTTCCAGAATGCCTTCCAGCACTTCGATGCCGGCAGCCTGCAGGCGAGCGAAGCCCTCGCCGCTGACCAGTGGATTGGGATCGCGCATTGAAGCAACGACGCGCTGAATGCCGGCTGCAATTACGGCGTCGGCACACGGACCGGTGCGGCCGACGTGCGAACAAGGCTCGAGGTTGATGTATAGGGTGTTTCCCCGCGCCTTCTCCCCGGCCTCTTCGATGGCCAGGATTTCCGCGTGCTTCTTACCTTCATAAGTATGCGTTCCACGACCGACGATGCGCCCACGCTCGTCGACGATGAGCGCCCCAACACACGGATTCGGCGACGCCAGACCGATCCCCTGACGCGCAAGGTCCAGCGCCTGCTTCATGAAGAGTTCGTCGTGGTTGCGGTGGGCCATAAAAGGTACGAGGGACTAGGCGCGAGGTGCGAGGTTCAAGAACGAGGACGCCTAATGCATCATACCTCGCACCTCGTACATACTAAGCGAACAGCGACTCCACAAAGTCGTGTGCGTTGAACGGCAGCAGGTCGCCCTGCTTTTCGCCGACGCCGACATAGCGCACGGGCAGTCCGAGCTCGCGCGAAATCGCTATGACTACGCCACCTTTCGCGGTGCCGTCCAGTTTTGTCAGCACGATCCCAGTTACGCCAGCCGATTGCGTGAACAAGCGAGCCTGCTGCAAGCCATTTTGGCCGGTGGTCGCGTCCATCACCAGCAAAGTTTCGTGCGGCGCACCGGGGATAATTCTGCCGGCGGTGCGGTGCATCTTTTCGAGTTCCTGCATGAGGCTCGATTTCGTGTGCAGGCGCCCGGCAGTATCGACGATGACATAGTCGGTGTTGCGCGCTTTCGCGGCCTGCAGAGAATCGAACAGAACTGCCGATGGATCTCCGCCCGGCTTGGTCTTGATCACTTCCGTTCCGGTGCGGTCGCCCCAGACTTCCAGTTGCTCGATGGCGGCGGCGCGGAACGTATCGGCCGCGCAAAGCAGCACAGTCTTTCCTTGTGCGCGAAGCGTGTGTGCGAGTTTCCCGATGCTGGTCGTCTTCCCGGTGCCGTTCACGCCGACAACGAGAATTACCTCGGGTTCGCCGTCAACGCTCTTTGCCGGCTTGTCTGTCGCCGCCGTGAGGATTGCCAGCAGCTCGTCTTTCAGAACGCGTTTCAGTTCATCGACGTCGCCGATTTGCTTGCGGTCGACCTTCTCGCGCATCTTGTCGAGGACTTCACGGGTGGTGGTGGTGCCGAGGTCGGCGGCGAGGAGTGTTGCTTCAAGGTCGTCGAGGGTGTTGCGATCGATTTCCTTGTTGAAGGCGACGACTTCTTCGATGCGCTCGGCGAGGCTCTCGCGCGTGCGCGTGACCGCCTCTTTCATGCGGTCAATAAATGATTTTTCCTCGGGCTGATCGAGGCTGCCAAAAAGGGTCTGGATCATTACGGGATCAATTATATCGGGAGGGAGAGAAGAGATCGTGCCATCGGGTCAACGAGCCCTCGTGCCCGGGGAAAGACGGGAACTGCTCGTGCAGTCTTTCGCGAGCGAACTCAGCTGGCAAACTGAGATGTTATTCATTGGCTCGACGGTACGATCGTCCGATGGCTCGATTAACTCAGTCGGCAGTTGCTGTCGCTGCGCCTTGTGCCTCGGCTGCTTGCTCCAGTTCGCTCGGACCCATCGTTGCAGCGCGGCGGATGCGGAGCTTACCGCTCTGGAAGGCGCGGGTGAGGGCGGCAACGACTTGCGGATCGAACTTGGTGGATGCCAGTGAGTTGATGATGCGGATGACGTATTCGGGTTCCATCGCCGCCTGGTAGGGGCGGTTGGTGGTCATGGCGTCAAAGGTGTCGGCCACGGTGATGATGCGCGGCATCAGCGGAATCTGGTCACCCTTGAGGCCGAACGGATAGCCGCGGCCGTCGAGTGATTCGTGGTGCAACTCGATGCCTGGCAACATCTCTCGCAGTTGCTCGACCGAGCGCAGGATGTTGGCGCCCTTCGTCGTATGAGTCTTCATCACTTCGAATTCTTCCGGGGTGAGCGCGCCGGGTTTCTTGAGAATGCGATCTTCAATGCCGATTTTCCCGACGTCGTGCAACTGTGCGGCAATGCGGATGCGATCGATCTCCTGCTCCTCGAGGCCGTATTCGGTGGCGATGAGAACCGAGTACTTCGTCACGCGGTCGGAGTGACCTCGGGTGTACGGGTCTTTTTCGTCGACTGCGCCAGCGAGCATCTGAATAGAGTTCAAGAACAGTGCCCGGTTTTCCTCGGCGGCGCGCTTCAGGTCCTTCACGAAACGCTCGAGGTCCTCGGTCATGTGATTGAACGTCATGGCGAGTTCGCCGATTTCAGTGCGGCTGGTGACGTGAACGCGCTGCGAGAAGTCGCCGCTTGCGATAGCTCGGCTGGAAACCGTCAGTTGCTCGAGCGGTTTGGCGATATTGCGTGCCGCGAATGAACTGATCCCGACGCTCAACAGAACTGCCATCAATGCAAGCAGTCGCGAGTAGCGCTGCATTTCATAAACGCTTGCGTAAGCCTGGCGCTGGTCCTTTTGCGCGATGACCGCCCACTCCAGCGACGGTACCGGGCTGTAGGTGCCAAGCATCTCCGTGCGGCGGTGGTCATGGTTATATGCGAATTCACTGGTTTCGACGAAACGTGCCCGTCCACCCTGCTCGACGAATTTGCGCACGATCTCAAATCGCGCCATGTCCTGGCCGATGGCGTAATTGCCGTCGCCACCGGAGACAAGTCGTCCCTGGCGATCGACCACGTACAGCATTAGTCCGCCCTGGCTGGCTTCCGTCAGGCGCTTGGCCAGGAACTGGAGGTCGAGCACGGTAGCCACCATGCCGATGAATCGGCCTCCGGCTTCGAGCGGTTGGCCGACAAGGAGCAGAGTCTTGGCGTCCTTGCCCCCGCCAATGCTGACCGCGTTGCCAGTGTATGGACGACCCTCACGAGCCGCGGCGAAAGCTTGCTCCAGTTCTTTTTGAAGGAAAGCGTCGGGCTGAATTTTACCGGCATCAATGCCCTTGGCATCCGAATTCAATAGCGTCGCGTAGGCAAGATCGCCATACGTCGAAACGAATTTCTCGAGCAGGGCGCGCATTTCCGGCGTGGCCACGTGCTCGCCGTTGAGGTCGCCACCGCTGGTGACGCTTACGGCCGAAGCCAGGTTCTCCAGCATCATGCGGAGCGTCGTTTGCCGGTGCGCCAGGTCGTCCGATAGCGACTTGGTAACCGTATTCTGCAGGAGCATTTCATTGGTCTTGAGACGCTCGCGATTCTTGTCCACCACCAGGTTGGCGTAGAAATACATGGGCACCACGCTGACCAGCAGCAGCACGCCAAGAATCAGGTACAGAATCGGTATCCGGGTTGGACGGAGCAGGGACATAGTTGTCGTACTAGGGTCCGGGTAAGCTGGATTGTAAGGTGGAGTGCGGAGTTGGCGAAGCTGAAATCGTGACTCGGGGAGTTACGTTCGTGCTACGGGCTAAAGGTACGTGTCCTTGTGGGATCGAGCGGCTTCTTCACCACAGAGATACGAAGGCGCGAAGAACAGAGCAAGACTACCTGGCGATCTTGAGGTCATCAAGCAGCGTAAAGGCCACTTCCTTCATGGTGGATGGGTCGACGGGTATGCGGTCGGTCCGAATTGTGAACTCATTGTGATCGACCGTGACGGCGACGAGTTCGGCCGCGTACCTGTATCCATTGTCCGTGTCTGCGGCCGTGATTCGTACCCTGACCTTGTTGCCAGCGTTGATGGCCGTGGTGAACCCGAGCAGTACCGGAATCTCCACCTTGCCGTCATATTCAAACGGGGTCGGCGGGGTGTCCGGGAACGATTTCGCGATGTCCGTTTGAATGCGGGTCCCTTTGGGAACCACGAGTTCGTTGGTATCCGATTGGGCGGTGAGCGATGAATAAAATAAAAGAACAAAAACCAGCGTGATTCCGAGTTTCTGCATCTGCAACCTCGTCAAAGATGGACGTGGACAGAGGTATCGGACCACTCGCGCCGTAAGAATTCAAACAAAAGATATGACGCGGCGCGTCGTTTTGGGTTGGCGAGGCACCGGCGCTCCACAGTATTACGCACCGCGAATCAGGCGGACTTCGCTGGTCGAAGGTCTCGTCATAAGGTCGCGGATTGCGTCCTTCGGAGCTTTGCCTTCCTGGAGGATCGCGTGCATTTGCTCGGTAATGGGCATTTCGACGCCCATCTTCTTTGCGAGGCCGACGGCGGCGTTAGTGGTGAGGACGCCTTCGGCGACCATGCCGTGCATTCCGGCGATGATGTCGTCGAGTTTGCGGCCTTTGCCGAGTTCGACGCCGACGCTGCGGTTGCGCGACAGGCCGCCTGTGCAGGTGAGGACGAGGTCTCCAAGACCGGCCAGGCCAGCCATGGTTTCAGCCCGACCGCCGCATGCGACCGTGAGGCGCGTGATTTCGGCGAGACCACGCGTGATGAGTGCCGCTGCGGTGTTGTAGCCGAGGTCGAGGCCATCGACGACTCCCGCGGCAATGGCAATGATGTTCTTTAGCGCGCCGCCGAGCTCGACGCCAACCGGGTCGTCGTTGCTGTATACGCGGAAGACCGGGCCGCTGAATTCACGCTGAACCGCCTGAACGAGATCGGTATCGTTCGAAGCGACCGTGATGGCGGTGGGATGCGACTGCGCGACTTCTTTTGCGAACGAGGGTCCACTGAGAGCGCCGAGGTGCGGCGAGAACCCGTTGCCGCCTTCGGCGAGTACCTGGCGAATGACCTCGGTCATTCGGAGAAATGTGTCGTTCTCGATCCCCTTGGTGGCGGAGACGAAGATCATGTCTCGCGTGAGGTGCGGCTTCATCTGCTGCCACACGCGACGCGCGTGGTGCGAGGGCATGACGCTGACCACGATTTCCGCGGCAGAAAGGGCTTCGGGCAGGGAACTCGTGGCGCGGACGGAGTCGGGAATGGGTTCGCCGGCGAGGAAGAGGTCGTTTGTGTGGCGCACGTTCACGCTCTCCACAACTTCTTTCTCATATGCCCAGAGCTGAACCCTGTGCGGTTCCCTGCGACCTAACGTGATCGCAATCGCTGTTCCCCAAGCACCCGCGCCGATGACCGCAATGTTGCTCACGCTACCTCCCAGACGTTCTTTTCACCACGAAGCCACGAAAACACGAAGGAAATCATTCACACTACAACAGCAAAAACGCTTCCGCATCATGAGGGTTGTTGCTTTTATCATGATATTCTTCGTGTCTTCGTGGTTTCTTCACGCCTTTTTGGCTCCGAACTTGTTTTCGTTACCCGCGATCAAGCGTCGAATGTTTTCCCGGTGCTTCCAGATGATGAGCAGCGACACTCCCGAAATCATTGCCAGGATCAGCGGCGTGCCGTGCTGCGGATGCATGTAATAGAACGTGATCGGGAACAGCGCCGCAGCAACGATCGAGCCCAGGGAAACGTAACGCGTGATCGCAACGACGATCAGGAAAAAGGCCAGAACGATCAGAACGGCCTTGGGCGCGAGTGCGAGAAACACTCCCAACCCCGTCGCAACACCCTTGCCGCCCTTGAACTTCAGCCAAACCGGATACATGTGGCCGACAATCGCGAAGAGAGCTGCAATGGCCCCAAGTTTAAAACTGAGGTGCTGATACAGGCTTGGATCGAAGTGATGATAAGCTTCGCCCGCTGGGGGCGTATAAAACAACGCTCCGGCACTAAGAGACGCAAACAAATAAGCGATCACTACGGCTAGAGCGCCCTTTACTGCGTCCAGAAAGAGCGTTGCGACTGCCAGCCCCTTCTTTCCCGTCCGTGCGACATTGGTTGCCCCGATGTTGCCGCTGCCCTGGGCGCGGACGTCTGCGCCGGTGAAGACGCGAACGAGGATGTAGCCGAAGGGGATGGAGCCGAGAAGGTAGGCGACGATGGCGACGTAGGTCGAGATCATTTCAATGACGAATGACGAATGACGAATGCCGGAATGACGAATGAAGAGCCTCTGTGTGCTCTGTGCCTCTGTGGTGAATCAATCGTCATTGATCATTCCGAAGCGCCGAGCGGGAAACTTGCGAGCTTCGTGTACTGCGAGCCGCGCGGCGACAGTTTGCTTTCGTACAGATAGAATTCGTGTGCCGTCATTGTACCGAACTCGGGTTCGGGAAGCTTGGAAAGCTTGTATTGCAGCGCGGAGAATTTTGCGTTCAGAGTGTCGCCGCGCATCCTGCCGGGCCGGCCCGAGCCACTTCGCGCAAGCGTCAGGTGCGCACGGTAAGGCCCCTTCTCTCGCTCGAACCCAAGCGCCGCCATCGCCTTGTCCATCGCCGAGACCAGTTCCTGAAGTTCCGGTCCGGCTTCGATCCCAGTCCAGAAGACCTGCGGATTCTTCAGTCCCGGGAAAAATCCGTACCCACGAAAATTCAAGGCGATCGCTTGCCCGCGAACCTGGTTCAGCGCGGCCTTGATGGCCTCGACCTTCTCCGTCTCGCCCAAAAACTTCAGCGTGACATGAAACGACTCCGGCCCGACGAAGCGCACGTCCGGGGCGAACCCGCGTACCCCGTCGACGAACGTACCGATGCGCTGGCGGATGGCCGGTTCGATGTCGAGAGCGATGAAGAGGCGCATAAAACGGCTCCGGGTACCATGTTCCGGGTGCCAGGTAAACCGTTTGAGCAGGAGGTCTTCCCCGGTGCCCGGAACCTGGCACCTGGCACCGCTGTTAAACCAGCTTCTTCCTAACCATATCCAGCGCCTGCTGGCTGGCCCAGTGGCGGATGCGGTCTCGGTCGCCGAGATACTTGCGTTCGACGACTTCGGTTTTGGTTACGCCATCGGCAAGTGCAATGTATACGAGGCCGACAGGCTTCAGTTCCGTTCCACCAGTCGGACCCGCGACACCGGTGATGCCGATTCCCAATGTCGCTTTACATTTTTTGCGAATGCCTTCGGCCATCGCGGCGGCGACTTCTTTGCTCACGGCGCCGTGCTCCGCGATCATCAGCGGCGGAACATCGCAGAACAGTTTCTTGAGTTCGTTGCTATAGACTACCGCGCCTCCGACGAAGTAACGCGAGCTTCCGCTCACCCGCGTCAACCGTTCGGCGAGCAGGCCACCAGTACACGACTCCGCCGTCGCCAACGTCGAGCCGCGCATTTGCAGGTAATAGCCGACGATTTGCTCCAGCGAATCGCCGGCACTCGAAAAAACGGCATCGTCCAGCGCATCTTCCAGCGCATTGGCGAGGGAATCGACCTTATCCTGGGCTTCCGCCATCGTCTTGCCGGAAGCCTTGAGATGGAACTGCACCTCGCCGGCCCCGGCGAGAATCGTGGTCTGGACATCCTTATGCTTTTTGTAAACGGGAGCAGCCTTCAGGTCGGCGGCCGATTCGCCCATCATCGCGACTTTGATTTCGCGCGCGGCGATAAAGGCTTCGGGCAGAACGGCACGCAATCGCGGCTCGAACTCTTCGCGAAATAATGGCTCCAACTCCCAAGGCGGTCCGGGCAGGAGAATGATGATGCGCTGCTGGCCGAGGTGCGTGCCTTCCAGCCACTGTGCCGGCGCCGAGCCGCGCGGGTTGCGGATGATCTCCGCGCCACCGAGCACGTCGGCCTGCTTCAGGTTGTTCTCCGGCATCTTGATGCGCCGCTGCGCGAATCGCGCGTAGAGTTCGGCGACGAGGTCGCCTTCGCGTTTCAATTCAATTCCCAGCGCCTCGGCGACCGACTCGCGCGTCACATCGTCCTCCGTCGGGCCAAGGCCGCCGCTGAAGACGAGGACGTCGGCACGGCCCAGCGCCGTACGCGCCACATTGACCAGTTGCTCGCGATTGTCGCCAACAATGGTTTTGAAGGCGACCTCGACCCCGAGACTGTTCAAGCGCGACGTGAGGAACAGGGAATTGGTGTCCTGCCGGAACGGCGTGAGCATCTCCGACCCGACAGCGATGATTTCGGCGATCACGTTAGTAGTCTAAATGTGAAAGCTTATCGGGAGCTAGCTTGAGGAAATCTCTAAGCGGGAAGGTCTGTGCTCCGCATCTGCCGTAGTTAGCAGATGTGGGCACCACCAACCCGTTCTTTCGCTCTTCCTCGGCCCTGTTTCACTGACGGCTGAGTGCTAGCTTGTTATCAACGGCCTACCCGCTATTCCCCACGCGAGTTGATAAAGCCCACTGGTTGTGGCAAGCACAGCCGATTGGTTCGGCGCGAACGCGAGGCCGACCAGGTTTTGTCCGGCGACGGTCAGCGAGGCCTGCTTGTCCGGAGTGACCTTCACAATGCCGCGCTTGCCCTTCAGCGACGCGGCCACATAGAGATTGCCGTCTGTGTCGAACGCCAGCCCTTGGGGACGTCCGAGGCCGCGATAGAACGTGTGCACGGTTCCGTGCGAATCGATCTCGTAGATCGCATCGAAGCTCGAGGTCGTTGGGCCCGTGACGAAGAGATTGCCGTTAGGGCCGAACGCCAAATGGTAAGCGGAGACGCTCGGCTCCAGCGTTGCATAGACGTAAATCTGCCGGTCTCGCGAGATCTTGAAAATGGTCCCACTACGATCGCCGACGTAAAGATTCATGTCGTAGTCGAAGGTGATCCCAGTGGCGACGCCCATGCCTTCAGCATAAGTCGAGATCGCACCGTTCTGAGCGACGCGGTAGACGGTCCCGTCATTTCGCGAAGAGACGTAGAGATAGCCGTCGGCATCGAGCGCCAATCCCGTCGCATTCATCATCTCAACAACGTAAGGGCGGATATTCAGGTTCGTGTCGATCTTGTATATGGCGACGGGTACCTTC from Terriglobia bacterium harbors:
- a CDS encoding succinate dehydrogenase, whose translation is MASTVSAPTPATSRIPKGVEPLRAGQGHSFFWRRLHSLTGIIPVGAFLLEHLTSNAVATNGPAAYGDQVKFLTGLPFAFWLEVFGIYIPIAFHAGYGFYIWWRGDNNVNEYPWTGNWMYTVQRYTGILLFAYILYHTWYMRFTGIHLFDHPDAAFWKVWNEFNTKPWAFWAYMVGVVTASWHFGYGIFLFCAKWGIVTGEKGRKRVQAFGVLVAVALSVIGVYSAMAFKNPKPSWNFDPNPKPEWLQSTHTQTGEPTAPRTQVPNQ
- the rdgB gene encoding RdgB/HAM1 family non-canonical purine NTP pyrophosphatase produces the protein MKHVLITSSNPGKLRDFDTVAARHGVEVKLLPNFKSLPECIEDGATFEENARKKAEHYSLHAPSEVVLADDSGIEIDALGGAPGVRSARYAATTEHGNSGDVANNALVLARMRDVPDDKRTGRFVCVIAIARDGKTIATFRGQAEGRILRELRGSGGFGYDPMFYFPALGKTFAELTPAEKAEVSHRGQAFQHFLEWCDRQGEF
- a CDS encoding riboflavin synthase, with translation MISTAIIPNRFSPENGELRTALFTGIVEEVGHIAKIEQRGENRRLTVEASGVTKELKTGNSVAVSGVCLTALDITSTTFCADLAPETWVRTSFSRITEGALVNLELPLRTDGRMGGHMVQGHVDGVGKLLGFDNIPGTEDYWLHIEVPQELEKYFVYKGSVSIEGISLTVAKLEGLKLSVAIIPHTVEMTNLKTLKPGDPVNLEADIVAKYLEKWFRAGREERGLTVEALAAKGF
- the ribD gene encoding bifunctional diaminohydroxyphosphoribosylaminopyrimidine deaminase/5-amino-6-(5-phosphoribosylamino)uracil reductase RibD — protein: MAHRNHDELFMKQALDLARQGIGLASPNPCVGALIVDERGRIVGRGTHTYEGKKHAEILAIEEAGEKARGNTLYINLEPCSHVGRTGPCADAVIAAGIQRVVASMRDPNPLVSGEGFARLQAAGIEVLEGILEEPARKLNETFARYIRTHVPFGILKTAMTLDGKIGGGGVSHNPTALGSGHASIYITGEESRHKVHELRHECDAIMVGVGTVVADDPLLTDRSGRPRRRKLLRVILDSRLRLPIESRVVQTCDKDVIVFCAFGEEKKRAELEKRGIIVEQVQLPALQVVGGRDALPHDGRPDLPEVFRRLGALEITSVLVEGGAMVNWACLQAGVIDKLWLFFAPKLLGGEGSVPFLSSGHAQLSEAIRVKNIALHRYGDDFAVEGYLRDTYEE
- the ftsY gene encoding signal recognition particle-docking protein FtsY, whose product is MIQTLFGSLDQPEEKSFIDRMKEAVTRTRESLAERIEEVVAFNKEIDRNTLDDLEATLLAADLGTTTTREVLDKMREKVDRKQIGDVDELKRVLKDELLAILTAATDKPAKSVDGEPEVILVVGVNGTGKTTSIGKLAHTLRAQGKTVLLCAADTFRAAAIEQLEVWGDRTGTEVIKTKPGGDPSAVLFDSLQAAKARNTDYVIVDTAGRLHTKSSLMQELEKMHRTAGRIIPGAPHETLLVMDATTGQNGLQQARLFTQSAGVTGIVLTKLDGTAKGGVVIAISRELGLPVRYVGVGEKQGDLLPFNAHDFVESLFA
- a CDS encoding HD domain-containing protein: MSLLRPTRIPILYLILGVLLLVSVVPMYFYANLVVDKNRERLKTNEMLLQNTVTKSLSDDLAHRQTTLRMMLENLASAVSVTSGGDLNGEHVATPEMRALLEKFVSTYGDLAYATLLNSDAKGIDAGKIQPDAFLQKELEQAFAAAREGRPYTGNAVSIGGGKDAKTLLLVGQPLEAGGRFIGMVATVLDLQFLAKRLTEASQGGLMLYVVDRQGRLVSGGDGNYAIGQDMARFEIVRKFVEQGGRARFVETSEFAYNHDHRRTEMLGTYSPVPSLEWAVIAQKDQRQAYASVYEMQRYSRLLALMAVLLSVGISSFAARNIAKPLEQLTVSSRAIASGDFSQRVHVTSRTEIGELAMTFNHMTEDLERFVKDLKRAAEENRALFLNSIQMLAGAVDEKDPYTRGHSDRVTKYSVLIATEYGLEEQEIDRIRIAAQLHDVGKIGIEDRILKKPGALTPEEFEVMKTHTTKGANILRSVEQLREMLPGIELHHESLDGRGYPFGLKGDQIPLMPRIITVADTFDAMTTNRPYQAAMEPEYVIRIINSLASTKFDPQVVAALTRAFQSGKLRIRRAATMGPSELEQAAEAQGAATATAD
- a CDS encoding NAD(P)H-dependent glycerol-3-phosphate dehydrogenase codes for the protein MSNIAVIGAGAWGTAIAITLGRREPHRVQLWAYEKEVVESVNVRHTNDLFLAGEPIPDSVRATSSLPEALSAAEIVVSVMPSHHARRVWQQMKPHLTRDMIFVSATKGIENDTFLRMTEVIRQVLAEGGNGFSPHLGALSGPSFAKEVAQSHPTAITVASNDTDLVQAVQREFSGPVFRVYSNDDPVGVELGGALKNIIAIAAGVVDGLDLGYNTAAALITRGLAEITRLTVACGGRAETMAGLAGLGDLVLTCTGGLSRNRSVGVELGKGRKLDDIIAGMHGMVAEGVLTTNAAVGLAKKMGVEMPITEQMHAILQEGKAPKDAIRDLMTRPSTSEVRLIRGA
- the plsY gene encoding glycerol-3-phosphate 1-O-acyltransferase PlsY yields the protein MISTYVAIVAYLLGSIPFGYILVRVFTGADVRAQGSGNIGATNVARTGKKGLAVATLFLDAVKGALAVVIAYLFASLSAGALFYTPPAGEAYHHFDPSLYQHLSFKLGAIAALFAIVGHMYPVWLKFKGGKGVATGLGVFLALAPKAVLIVLAFFLIVVAITRYVSLGSIVAAALFPITFYYMHPQHGTPLILAMISGVSLLIIWKHRENIRRLIAGNENKFGAKKA